A window of Polaribacter litorisediminis contains these coding sequences:
- a CDS encoding GAF domain-containing protein, whose product MNIPVLSKEIDQIIASSSHKKEKLQAICDYLESEISYYDWVGFYFKNGEKDELKLAQYTGEETEHTIIPFGKGICGQVAVSNKNFVVQDVAEQDNYISCGWKVKSEIVIPIFVNGENIGQIDIDSHTANTFTDNDTVLLEYVCKKVATILQ is encoded by the coding sequence ATGAATATACCAGTTTTATCAAAAGAAATAGATCAAATTATAGCTAGTTCATCCCATAAAAAAGAAAAACTACAAGCTATTTGCGATTATTTAGAAAGTGAAATATCGTATTATGATTGGGTAGGGTTTTATTTTAAAAATGGTGAGAAAGATGAACTAAAATTAGCACAATATACTGGCGAAGAAACCGAACATACCATCATTCCTTTTGGTAAGGGCATTTGCGGACAAGTTGCCGTTAGTAATAAAAATTTTGTGGTTCAAGATGTTGCTGAACAAGACAATTATATTTCTTGTGGTTGGAAAGTAAAATCTGAAATTGTGATTCCCATTTTTGTGAATGGAGAAAATATTGGGCAAATAGATATTGATTCGCATACTGCCAATACTTTTACAGATAATGACACTGTTTTATTGGAATATGTTTGCAAAAAAGTGGCTACCATTTTACAATAA